A genomic window from Aquitalea aquatilis includes:
- the cobJ gene encoding precorrin-3B C(17)-methyltransferase, translated as MTGKLYLVSVGPGSRELIPPMVEQALAASDVIVAYDLYLTWIQPWIAGKDIRTLPLTQERDRAQLALAEARAGKTVALISSGDIGIYAMATLAYEDMREDDTFDVQLIPGITSANACASLLGAPLSHDFATLSLSDLLCPWEWIESRARHIAQADLAVVFYNVQSKQRQEGVYRILDIMLEHKRPETLCGIVHNAYREGQTVEIVTLAELRTRQFNMLTSLVIGNRFTRRKRNWMFTPRGYFNWQNTADTVKADTLPSAAAWVFAGTSDGNALARQLAANGQPVIVSTASDYGAELVEASSPGLTSISGRLGVERRRELLQQSQARCIVDATHPYATEMSQQLMALAQELALPYLRYERPSAPDQHPAIHCASMADAAALAMQHGQRIFLATGSKELASFVQAEGAADKQWFVRLAPDPQHLQRAIDLGIPRARLCAMQGPFSQAANETLWRDWQIDCVISKQSGDAGGYSAKAAAAAALDIPFIVVDRPQLDYPVSFADFASLQAALEQLA; from the coding sequence ATGACCGGCAAACTCTATCTTGTCTCCGTCGGCCCCGGCAGCCGCGAACTGATCCCGCCAATGGTGGAGCAGGCGCTGGCCGCCAGCGATGTCATCGTCGCCTACGACCTCTACCTTACATGGATCCAGCCGTGGATTGCCGGCAAGGACATCCGTACCCTGCCGCTGACCCAGGAGCGCGACCGCGCCCAGCTGGCGCTGGCCGAAGCCCGTGCCGGCAAAACCGTTGCGCTGATTTCCAGCGGCGACATCGGCATCTACGCCATGGCCACGCTGGCCTACGAAGACATGCGCGAGGATGATACCTTCGATGTGCAGCTGATTCCCGGCATCACCTCGGCCAATGCCTGCGCCTCGCTGCTGGGCGCGCCGCTGTCGCACGACTTTGCCACACTCAGCCTGTCCGACCTGTTGTGCCCGTGGGAGTGGATCGAAAGCCGCGCCCGCCATATTGCCCAGGCCGATCTGGCCGTGGTGTTTTACAACGTGCAAAGCAAGCAGCGTCAGGAAGGCGTGTACCGCATTCTGGACATCATGCTGGAACACAAGCGGCCGGAAACGCTGTGCGGCATCGTGCACAATGCCTACCGCGAAGGCCAGACGGTGGAAATCGTCACCCTGGCCGAGCTGCGCACCCGCCAGTTCAACATGCTGACCTCGCTGGTGATCGGCAATCGCTTCACCCGGCGCAAACGCAACTGGATGTTTACCCCGCGCGGCTATTTCAACTGGCAGAACACGGCCGACACCGTCAAGGCCGACACGCTGCCCAGCGCAGCGGCCTGGGTATTTGCCGGCACCAGCGACGGCAATGCGCTGGCCCGCCAGCTGGCGGCAAACGGCCAGCCGGTGATTGTCAGCACGGCCAGCGACTACGGTGCGGAACTGGTGGAAGCCAGCAGCCCCGGCCTCACCAGCATCAGCGGGCGGCTGGGTGTGGAGCGCCGCCGTGAGCTGCTGCAACAAAGCCAGGCACGCTGCATCGTCGATGCCACTCATCCTTACGCCACCGAGATGTCACAACAGCTGATGGCGCTGGCGCAGGAACTGGCCCTGCCCTATCTGCGCTACGAGCGCCCGAGCGCTCCGGACCAGCACCCGGCCATCCACTGCGCCAGCATGGCGGACGCCGCCGCACTGGCGATGCAGCACGGCCAGCGCATTTTCCTGGCCACCGGCAGCAAGGAGCTGGCCAGCTTCGTGCAGGCCGAGGGCGCGGCCGACAAGCAATGGTTTGTGCGGCTGGCACCGGACCCGCAACACCTGCAACGCGCCATCGACCTGGGCATTCCGCGCGCGCGGCTGTGCGCCATGCAAGGCCCGTTTTCGCAGGCCGCCAATGAAACCCTGTGGCGCGACTGGCAGATTGACTGCGTCATCAGCAAGCAATCGGGTGACGCCGGTGGCTACAGCGCCAAGGCCGCTGCTGCGGCCGCACTGGACATTCCCTTCATCGTGGTGGACCGTCCGCAACTGGACTACC
- a CDS encoding cobalt-precorrin-7 (C(5))-methyltransferase, translating into MIICIGAGPGDIGYLPRRSADLIAHADVVAGFNAVIDVVRPLIPDSAQVIQMGYRDQVAQLDEVAKLHHAGKNCVVVFMGDIHFSGFQYLERVERACGHPVETMPGLSSAQVLASRAKVCFDETTFITFHRRGDLSPFKRHLVHVLQDQRNAIVIPCPWDEARSFMPWHIAAYLLENGIPADQQVEVWENLTRGEAEWHGTLAECAEHRCSDMSIMLIRTKAPMDSQIEPSHLPTPEQSA; encoded by the coding sequence ATGATTATCTGCATCGGTGCCGGTCCCGGCGATATTGGCTACCTGCCACGCCGCTCGGCCGACCTCATTGCCCATGCCGACGTCGTCGCCGGCTTCAACGCCGTCATCGACGTGGTGCGCCCGCTGATTCCGGACAGCGCCCAGGTCATCCAGATGGGCTACCGCGACCAGGTGGCCCAGCTGGACGAAGTGGCCAAGCTGCACCACGCCGGCAAGAACTGCGTGGTGGTGTTCATGGGCGACATCCACTTCAGCGGCTTCCAGTATCTGGAACGGGTGGAGCGCGCCTGCGGCCACCCGGTGGAAACCATGCCCGGCCTGTCCTCGGCCCAGGTGCTGGCCTCGCGCGCCAAGGTGTGCTTTGACGAAACCACCTTCATCACCTTCCACCGCCGTGGCGATCTCAGCCCGTTCAAGCGCCACCTGGTGCATGTGCTGCAAGACCAGCGCAATGCCATCGTGATTCCCTGCCCCTGGGACGAAGCGCGCTCCTTCATGCCCTGGCATATCGCCGCTTATCTGCTGGAAAACGGCATCCCGGCCGACCAGCAGGTGGAAGTGTGGGAAAACCTCACCCGTGGCGAAGCCGAATGGCACGGCACGCTGGCCGAATGCGCGGAACACCGCTGCTCCGACATGAGCATCATGCTGATCCGCACCAAAGCGCCGATGGACAGCCAGATCGAACCCAGCCATCTGCCTACGCCGGAGCAGTCTGCATGA
- the cobI gene encoding precorrin-2 C(20)-methyltransferase, with protein sequence MSELGHFIGVGVGPGQAGLIPVAALQALQQADIIYLPRARGSEQSVAQQCLAGLPIDSSKFRDVEFIMDPDRSLLADHYAALAASVAAELEQGHSVAYLTIGDSMTYSTYGYLLAALRERLPSLVHTTFPGVTSFAATASALSWPLGEGKERMLILPCPDDMAELAADIASHDIVVLMKIGKRLPDVLALLASLGIAQHCAFARRIGLSDEILCPDVSQLDASASGYLATMLIRRQAREKRHS encoded by the coding sequence ATGAGTGAACTGGGGCATTTCATTGGCGTGGGCGTAGGCCCGGGCCAGGCCGGGCTGATACCGGTGGCTGCGCTGCAGGCATTGCAGCAGGCCGACATCATCTACCTGCCGCGCGCGCGTGGCAGCGAGCAATCGGTGGCACAGCAATGTCTGGCCGGCCTGCCCATCGACAGCAGCAAATTCCGTGACGTGGAATTCATCATGGACCCGGACCGCAGCCTGCTGGCCGACCACTATGCCGCACTGGCCGCCAGCGTGGCCGCCGAACTGGAGCAAGGCCACAGCGTCGCCTACCTCACCATCGGCGACAGCATGACCTACTCCACCTACGGCTATCTGCTGGCAGCGCTGCGCGAACGCCTGCCCAGCCTGGTGCATACCACCTTTCCCGGCGTCACCAGCTTTGCCGCCACCGCATCGGCACTGTCCTGGCCGCTGGGCGAAGGCAAGGAGCGCATGCTGATCCTGCCCTGCCCGGACGACATGGCGGAGCTGGCAGCGGACATCGCCAGCCACGACATCGTGGTGCTGATGAAAATTGGCAAGCGCCTGCCGGATGTGCTGGCGCTGCTGGCTAGTCTGGGCATTGCCCAGCATTGCGCCTTTGCCCGCCGCATCGGCCTGTCCGATGAAATCCTCTGTCCGGATGTCAGCCAGCTGGACGCCTCGGCCAGCGGTTATCTGGCCACCATGCTGATCCGCCGCCAGGCGAGAGAGAAACGTCATTCATGA
- a CDS encoding cobalamin biosynthesis protein, whose translation MSHTAIWTVRESALPLARQLAAALDATVYQPWQRPDDNARQQFAAAFHQHRQWVLLMASGIAVRYLDGLPQSKLTDPAVVVLDEAARFAIPLLSGHEGGANALAYQIARLTAATPAITTATEALKPLTLGIGCRRGKSAEAIELAVLQALAGRSLTEVREVATIDLKADEAGLLEFCARHALPLRVIARADVAARGWTGQPSAWVQQNVGVDGVCEPCALIASPRGRLLVPKMAREGVTVAVVEDGFVSASE comes from the coding sequence GTGAGCCACACCGCCATCTGGACGGTGCGCGAATCGGCGCTGCCGCTGGCGCGGCAACTGGCCGCCGCACTGGACGCCACCGTCTACCAGCCCTGGCAGCGGCCAGATGACAATGCGCGCCAGCAGTTTGCCGCCGCCTTCCATCAGCACCGCCAATGGGTGTTGCTGATGGCCAGCGGCATTGCCGTGCGCTATCTGGATGGCCTGCCACAAAGCAAACTCACCGACCCCGCAGTCGTCGTGCTGGACGAAGCCGCGCGCTTTGCCATTCCGCTGCTGTCCGGCCACGAAGGCGGTGCCAATGCGCTGGCCTACCAGATTGCCCGCCTGACCGCTGCCACTCCGGCCATCACCACGGCGACGGAAGCACTCAAGCCGCTGACGCTGGGCATAGGCTGCCGCCGTGGCAAAAGCGCCGAGGCCATCGAACTGGCCGTGCTGCAAGCGCTGGCCGGACGCAGCCTGACCGAGGTACGCGAGGTGGCCACCATCGACTTGAAGGCCGATGAAGCCGGCCTGCTGGAATTCTGCGCCCGCCACGCGCTGCCCTTGCGGGTGATTGCCCGTGCCGACGTGGCTGCCCGCGGCTGGACCGGCCAGCCCTCCGCCTGGGTGCAACAAAACGTGGGCGTGGACGGCGTATGCGAGCCGTGCGCACTGATCGCCAGCCCGCGCGGGCGGCTGTTAGTGCCGAAGATGGCACGTGAGGGGGTGACGGTGGCGGTGGTGGAGGATGGGTTTGTGTCTGCATCCGAATAA
- the cobM gene encoding precorrin-4 C(11)-methyltransferase translates to MKVYFIGAGPGAADLITLRGARLLGSCGMVLYAGSLVPTDMLQHCSAEAEILDTAELSLDQQEDCYRRAQAANIDVARLHSGDPAIYGATAEQMRRLEALGIAYEIVPGVSSFTAAAAALGSELTRPAISQSIILTRVSGRASAVPELESIARFAEHRATMCIFLSGQRLKYTVADLLLHYPPDTPVALVRRASWPDQSIHRSTLGKLLEEVKQKDWLLTTLLLVGAALSREGGVESSLYAAGFTHIFRDGSDRKTPRPSKRKPELAAEPEQDPEQQAS, encoded by the coding sequence ATGAAAGTCTATTTCATTGGTGCCGGCCCCGGTGCCGCCGACCTGATCACCCTGCGCGGCGCGCGCCTGTTGGGCAGCTGCGGCATGGTGCTATATGCCGGTTCGCTGGTGCCCACCGACATGCTGCAACACTGCAGCGCGGAGGCGGAGATTCTGGACACCGCCGAACTGTCGCTGGACCAGCAGGAGGACTGCTACCGCCGCGCCCAGGCCGCCAATATCGACGTGGCGCGGCTGCACTCCGGCGACCCGGCCATCTACGGTGCCACTGCCGAGCAGATGCGCCGGCTGGAAGCGCTGGGCATTGCCTACGAAATCGTCCCCGGCGTGTCGTCTTTCACCGCCGCCGCCGCCGCACTGGGCAGCGAACTGACCCGCCCGGCCATCTCGCAATCCATCATCCTCACCCGGGTGTCTGGCCGCGCCAGCGCGGTGCCGGAGCTGGAATCCATCGCCCGCTTTGCCGAACACCGCGCCACCATGTGCATCTTCCTGTCCGGCCAGCGGCTGAAATACACCGTGGCCGACCTATTGCTGCACTACCCGCCGGACACCCCGGTGGCACTGGTGCGCCGCGCCAGCTGGCCGGACCAGTCCATCCACCGCAGCACGCTGGGCAAGCTGCTGGAAGAGGTGAAACAGAAAGACTGGCTGCTCACCACCCTGCTGCTGGTGGGCGCGGCGCTGTCGCGCGAAGGCGGGGTGGAATCCAGCCTGTACGCCGCCGGCTTCACCCATATCTTCCGCGATGGCAGCGACCGCAAAACCCCGCGCCCCAGCAAGCGCAAGCCGGAGCTGGCTGCAGAACCGGAACAGGACCCGGAGCAGCAAGCGTCGTGA
- a CDS encoding putative cobaltochelatase: MKQIYPFAAIVGQPQLKQALLLCAVDPTLGGVLIRGDKGSAKSTAARGLAAILPPIRRVPGCAFNCDPASPLAECSCCQGEHAAAEDAAVPFVNLPLGASEDRVLGSLDFEQALKQGRQAFKPGLLASAHRGLLYIDEVNLLADHLVDVLLDVAAMGVNTVQREGLSISHPARITLLGTMNQEEGELRPQLLDRFGLMVDVAAPRDAAIRSEVVRRRLAFEADPQAFSARWQAEGQALQAQIGQAQAMLGAVTVSDQLFDFISQLCCEFEVASLRADIVLHKAARALAALDGRTQVSAEDIRTAAMLVLPHRRRRKPFEQSGLDQDKLDELTQQAQNPPPPAADTSPADSGQQSEQPADTPDDDNQDETNPDSGSEQVFASAAASDIGTIRLASRSTDSQASGRRSSVLNAQRGHTVRAIPNSQPQALALDATLRHALQRNPGEFSVTRADLHDKVRTAKQGNLIVLVVDASGSMAAQQRMEKVKGTVLSLLQDAYQRRDQVAVIAFRGRSAELVLPPTRQVEQAEQALHALPTGGRTPLPHALQLAGDLLARQGAQGLMPLLVLLSDGRANVALSEEADPWQQSLQLAGELAAAAIPALVLDTEQDYVKLGRARQLAEALQAEYLPCEQLSSEQLTITIQARLG, encoded by the coding sequence ATGAAACAGATCTACCCCTTTGCCGCCATCGTCGGCCAGCCACAACTGAAACAGGCGCTGCTGCTGTGCGCGGTGGACCCGACGCTGGGCGGCGTGCTGATCCGTGGCGACAAGGGCAGTGCCAAGAGCACCGCCGCGCGCGGGCTGGCGGCCATTTTGCCGCCCATCCGCCGTGTACCCGGCTGCGCCTTCAACTGCGACCCGGCCTCGCCATTGGCCGAATGCAGCTGCTGTCAGGGCGAACATGCGGCGGCGGAAGATGCCGCCGTCCCCTTCGTCAACCTGCCGCTGGGGGCCAGTGAAGACCGCGTGCTGGGCAGCCTGGACTTTGAACAGGCGCTCAAGCAGGGCCGCCAGGCCTTCAAGCCCGGCCTGCTGGCCAGCGCCCATCGCGGCCTGCTCTACATCGACGAAGTCAACCTGCTGGCCGACCATCTGGTGGATGTGCTGCTGGACGTGGCCGCCATGGGCGTCAACACCGTGCAGCGCGAGGGCCTGTCCATCAGCCACCCGGCGCGCATCACCCTGCTCGGCACCATGAATCAGGAAGAAGGCGAGCTGCGCCCGCAACTGCTGGACCGCTTTGGCCTGATGGTGGACGTCGCCGCCCCGCGTGATGCGGCCATCCGCAGCGAGGTAGTACGCCGCCGCCTGGCCTTCGAAGCCGACCCGCAAGCCTTCTCCGCCCGCTGGCAGGCCGAAGGCCAAGCCTTGCAAGCGCAGATCGGCCAAGCTCAGGCCATGCTGGGCGCTGTGACGGTGAGCGATCAGCTGTTCGACTTCATCAGCCAACTGTGCTGCGAATTTGAGGTGGCCAGCCTGCGCGCTGACATCGTGCTGCACAAGGCGGCACGGGCGCTGGCCGCACTGGATGGCCGCACCCAGGTGAGCGCCGAAGACATCCGCACTGCCGCCATGCTGGTGCTGCCGCACCGCCGCCGCCGCAAGCCTTTCGAACAAAGCGGGCTGGATCAGGACAAGCTGGACGAGCTGACTCAGCAGGCCCAGAATCCGCCGCCGCCCGCCGCTGATACCTCGCCCGCAGACAGCGGACAGCAGTCAGAACAGCCGGCCGACACTCCGGATGACGACAATCAGGACGAAACAAACCCGGACAGCGGCAGCGAACAGGTGTTCGCCAGCGCCGCCGCCAGCGATATCGGCACCATACGGCTGGCCAGCCGCAGCACGGACAGCCAGGCCAGCGGCCGCCGCAGCAGCGTGCTCAATGCCCAGCGCGGCCATACGGTGCGCGCCATTCCAAACAGCCAGCCGCAGGCACTGGCGCTGGATGCCACCCTGCGCCACGCGCTGCAACGCAATCCCGGCGAATTTTCCGTCACCCGCGCCGACCTGCACGACAAGGTGAGAACAGCCAAACAGGGCAATCTGATTGTGCTGGTGGTGGATGCTTCCGGCTCCATGGCGGCGCAGCAGCGCATGGAAAAGGTCAAGGGCACGGTACTGAGCCTGCTGCAGGATGCCTACCAGCGCCGCGATCAGGTGGCGGTCATCGCCTTCCGTGGCCGCAGTGCCGAGCTGGTACTGCCGCCCACCCGCCAGGTGGAACAGGCCGAACAGGCCCTGCACGCCCTACCCACCGGTGGCCGTACACCCCTGCCGCATGCGCTGCAACTGGCTGGCGACCTGCTGGCACGCCAGGGCGCACAAGGCCTGATGCCGCTATTGGTACTGCTGAGCGATGGCCGTGCCAATGTGGCGCTGAGCGAAGAAGCCGACCCCTGGCAGCAAAGCCTGCAACTGGCTGGCGAACTGGCGGCAGCGGCCATTCCGGCACTGGTACTGGATACCGAACAGGACTATGTGAAACTGGGCCGCGCCCGCCAGCTGGCCGAGGCCTTGCAGGCGGAATACCTGCCCTGCGAGCAGCTGTCCAGCGAACAACTGACCATCACGATTCAGGCGCGACTGGGCTGA
- a CDS encoding precorrin-8X methylmutase has translation MSTQDYSIVLAGHGSRDPAGIAEFMALVDIMRERAPQRSIYHGFLEFATPTIDQAVAAAIADGANTVVMTPGVLLAATHAKNDMPSELLALQQEHPDTAFHFGAAMDLHPRLLELCRLRIIEAEARSPHTVARGDSCLVVVGRGTTDPDANSEIAKLTRMLEEGMGFGASFVCYSGTARPLVADGLKAASLLGFQRIVVLPYFLFDGVLVKRIYGAVDDLAARCPDIEVLAAPYLGVHEHVAEVFLERAQEGVEGRASMNCSLCKYRVQIIGFEQQVGTPQQGHHGKVRGLLAQPAVAPAAPSWPPYVPHPIEAESMRIIREGRDWSVFPAEQHTALHRLVHTTGDFSSVDELVFSPGAADIGMRALLRCRRIVTDVTMVETGLKRAVLQQLEVETWCGVHDKETYLLAEAHGLTRSAAGIRRAWEKFGNEVIVAIGDAPTAIMELVRLVREHGWRPQLVVGLPVGFVGTRECKDALRGLLQVPRITNSGTRGGSPWAATIVNALMIDAIGHVHQQQQAAQD, from the coding sequence ATGAGCACGCAGGATTACAGCATCGTGCTGGCCGGGCATGGCAGCCGCGATCCGGCCGGCATTGCCGAATTCATGGCGCTGGTGGACATCATGCGTGAGCGTGCACCGCAGCGCAGCATCTACCACGGCTTTCTGGAATTCGCCACGCCCACCATCGATCAGGCGGTGGCTGCGGCCATTGCCGATGGTGCCAACACCGTGGTGATGACCCCCGGCGTGCTGCTGGCCGCCACCCATGCCAAGAACGACATGCCCAGCGAGCTGCTGGCCTTGCAGCAGGAGCACCCGGACACCGCCTTCCATTTTGGCGCGGCGATGGACCTGCACCCGCGCCTGCTGGAGCTGTGCCGCCTGCGCATCATCGAGGCCGAAGCGCGCTCGCCGCATACCGTGGCGCGCGGCGACAGCTGCCTGGTGGTGGTGGGCCGTGGCACCACCGACCCGGACGCCAACTCGGAAATCGCCAAGCTCACCCGCATGCTGGAAGAGGGCATGGGCTTTGGCGCGTCCTTTGTCTGCTATTCCGGCACCGCCCGCCCGCTGGTGGCCGATGGCCTGAAAGCAGCCAGCCTGCTGGGCTTCCAGCGCATCGTGGTGCTGCCCTATTTCCTGTTTGATGGCGTACTGGTCAAGCGCATTTACGGCGCAGTGGACGATCTGGCCGCGCGCTGCCCGGATATCGAAGTGCTGGCTGCGCCGTATCTGGGCGTGCACGAACATGTGGCCGAGGTGTTTCTGGAGCGGGCACAGGAAGGCGTGGAAGGCCGGGCCAGCATGAACTGCTCGCTATGCAAATACCGGGTGCAGATCATCGGCTTCGAGCAACAAGTGGGTACGCCGCAGCAAGGCCACCACGGCAAGGTGCGCGGCCTGTTGGCCCAGCCGGCGGTAGCACCGGCTGCGCCCAGCTGGCCGCCCTATGTGCCGCACCCCATCGAGGCGGAAAGCATGCGCATCATCCGCGAGGGGCGTGACTGGTCGGTCTTCCCGGCCGAGCAGCACACCGCGCTGCACCGGCTGGTGCACACCACCGGCGACTTCAGCAGCGTGGACGAGCTGGTGTTTTCGCCCGGCGCGGCGGATATCGGCATGCGCGCCCTGCTGCGCTGCCGCCGTATCGTCACCGACGTCACCATGGTGGAAACCGGCCTCAAGCGTGCGGTACTGCAACAGCTGGAAGTGGAAACCTGGTGCGGCGTACACGACAAGGAAACCTATCTGTTGGCCGAGGCGCACGGCCTCACCCGTTCCGCCGCCGGCATCCGCCGCGCCTGGGAAAAGTTTGGCAACGAGGTGATCGTCGCCATTGGCGACGCACCCACTGCCATCATGGAACTGGTGCGGCTGGTACGCGAACACGGCTGGCGGCCGCAACTGGTGGTGGGCCTGCCGGTGGGTTTTGTCGGCACCCGCGAATGCAAGGACGCGCTGCGCGGCCTGTTGCAAGTGCCGCGCATCACCAATAGTGGCACCCGTGGCGGCTCGCCGTGGGCGGCCACCATTGTCAATGCACTGATGATTGACGCCATCGGCCATGTGCATCAACAGCAACAGGCAGCACAAGACTGA
- the cbiD gene encoding cobalt-precorrin-5B (C(1))-methyltransferase CbiD — protein sequence MSHERRVPYDLTVPAPNGLRRGRTTGSCATAAVKAALACLLDGVRASEVDISLPDPDYYLTVPIQAVDLLDQDTARAEVLKDGGDDPDNTHGATIFAEVRRNGSGQLRFIAAEGVGMVTLPGLRIPPGEPAINPVPRQMMQWAVAEVLAGRADPGFDLAIGCVEGGRIAKRTFNPMLGIVGGISILGTSGIVEPMSLAAWMASIEVYIRVALGDLPAAIAFTPGKIGRGYAADVLGLPKKQVVQIANFVGSSLEQAEAILQEQGRVLDTLWVLGHPGKLAKLLDPTVWDTHSGKSAMAMGDVAQLAQELGLSAALAQAIRQANTVENIVQILQGHPQAKAFWMEIEQRVSTRMHSRLPSARRVAVRLFSMDGTPLGEAAGDTHE from the coding sequence ATGAGCCACGAACGGCGCGTTCCCTACGACTTGACGGTGCCGGCCCCCAATGGCCTGCGCCGGGGTCGCACCACCGGCAGCTGTGCCACCGCCGCGGTCAAGGCCGCGCTGGCCTGCCTGCTGGACGGGGTGCGCGCCAGTGAAGTGGACATCAGCCTGCCCGACCCGGACTACTACCTCACCGTACCCATCCAGGCGGTGGATCTGCTAGACCAGGACACCGCCCGCGCCGAAGTGCTGAAAGACGGTGGCGACGACCCGGACAACACCCACGGTGCCACCATCTTTGCCGAGGTGCGGCGCAATGGCAGCGGCCAGCTGCGCTTTATCGCCGCAGAAGGCGTGGGCATGGTCACCCTGCCCGGCCTGCGCATTCCGCCGGGCGAACCGGCCATCAACCCGGTACCCCGGCAGATGATGCAGTGGGCGGTGGCCGAGGTGCTGGCTGGCCGTGCCGACCCCGGTTTTGACCTGGCCATCGGCTGCGTGGAGGGCGGGCGCATTGCCAAGCGCACCTTCAACCCCATGCTGGGCATCGTCGGCGGCATTTCCATTCTGGGCACCAGCGGCATTGTCGAGCCGATGTCGCTAGCGGCGTGGATGGCCTCCATCGAGGTGTATATCCGCGTGGCGCTGGGCGACTTGCCTGCTGCCATCGCCTTCACTCCCGGCAAGATAGGCCGTGGCTACGCCGCCGACGTACTCGGCCTGCCCAAAAAACAGGTGGTGCAGATTGCCAACTTCGTCGGCAGCTCGCTGGAGCAGGCCGAGGCCATCCTGCAGGAACAGGGCCGGGTGCTGGACACGCTGTGGGTGCTGGGCCACCCCGGCAAGCTGGCCAAGCTGCTCGACCCCACGGTATGGGACACCCATTCCGGCAAAAGCGCCATGGCCATGGGCGATGTGGCGCAACTGGCGCAGGAACTGGGCCTGAGCGCGGCGCTGGCACAGGCCATCCGCCAGGCCAATACGGTGGAAAACATCGTGCAGATATTGCAAGGCCATCCGCAGGCAAAGGCCTTCTGGATGGAGATAGAACAGCGGGTATCCACCCGCATGCACAGCCGTCTGCCCAGCGCCCGCCGCGTGGCAGTACGGCTGTTCAGCATGGACGGCACGCCGCTGGGCGAGGCCGCCGGAGACACACATGAGTGA